One part of the Phragmites australis chromosome 3, lpPhrAust1.1, whole genome shotgun sequence genome encodes these proteins:
- the LOC133911732 gene encoding polyadenylate-binding protein-interacting protein 7-like isoform X3 — protein sequence MSIEERKLSMINKSTALNPNAEEFVPSSLRSVNDASKRSDATMGIVSGPSNEIREDQPESIIRSNSDEEAHQYWQQQLPDDITPDFKVMGQDETPGPDSLSLTGLSMNDGIGASIFSPNQSLSMQHHASPFIRDKLSAHAKIEFPGPTYVDERSQATIMSPTASSMSPTAAPWAKTVRNGGQYSTNRRDASLYNGDSSIGASLHNPTHAYHGTRRSLSSTMDIMSQLEQNKVDGRLSQNLRSLSFGGSSPPSPASYTQNGLVNYSKEAFGLPNSLYRSHSAIHADDIVSPSTGREHVSLDAPRGRYKAANLPVSGLGSSRGSQLLGGLYNGHHDMISTNTPQNISGIQTGPTWFESDAAASAYLESKDEVHDFASLRHAFLEQDRQAFLTGNPLTKELYNMQSRLAQEKARETIYRQRLQMPELQGLIQEQNPPIDLCGLHVSEAIHVLNYELNNRRKIARSTGRRLQVIIISSTRTPARLTAAVEQYLMEHGLQYTQAQPGLFRILLQ from the exons ATGTCCATCGAAGAGAGGAAATTAAGTATGATAAACAAGAGCACTGCATTAAATCCAAATGCCGAAGAATTTGTTCCTTCATCCCTTAGATCTGTCAATGATGCTTCCAAGAGATCAGATGCTACTATGGGTATTGTCTCAGGGCCCTCCAATGAAATTAGAGAAGACCAGCCAGAGTCCATTATACGGAGTAATTCTGATGAAGAAGCACATCAGTATTGGCAACAACAGCTCCCAGATGACATTACCCCTGATTTCAAAGTCATGGGACAAGATGAGACTCCTGGACCTGACAGTCTGTCACTCACAGGCCTGTCCATGAATGATGGCATTGGAGCGTCAATATTTTCTCCAAACCAGTCACTGAGCATGCAGCATCATGCTTCTCCTTTTATCAGGGACAAACTTAGTGCACATGCAAAGATTGAATTTCCTGGCCCAACTTATGTAGATGAACGTTCGCAAGCTACAATTATGAGTCCAACTGCAAGTTCCATGAGCCCAACTGCTGCTCCATGGGCAAAGACAGTAAGGAACGGGGGACAATACAGCACAAACAGAAGGGATGCCAGTCTCTACAATGGAGATTCTAGCATTG GAGCTTCATTGCACAACCCTACTCATGCTTATCATGGAACCCGACGCAGCTTAAGCTCGACTATGGATATCATGAGTCAGTTGGAG CAGAATAAAGTTGACGGACGACTCAGTCAGAATCTCAGGTCACTGTCATTTGGAGGTTCAAGTCCCCCATCACCAGcatcatatacccaaaatgGTCTTGTGAACTACAGTAAAGAAGCTTTTGGTCTGCCAAACAGTCTATATAGATCTCATTCAGCTATACACGCAGACGATATTGTTTCGCCTTCAACTGGACGCGAACATGTATCCCTGGATGCTCCTAGAGGAAGGTACAAGGCAGCTAATCTGCCTGTCTCTGGTCTTGGTTCAAGCAGAGGTTCTCAGCTGTTGGGTGGCTTATATAATGGACATCATGATATGATCTCAACCAATACCCCACAAAACATATCTGGAATTCAGACAGGACCAACTTGGTTTGAAAGTGATGCTGCGG CAAGTGCTTATCTGGAATCAAAGGATGAAGTTCATGATTTTGCAAGCCTGAGACATGCATTTCTTGAGCAG GATAGGCAGGCTTTTCTAACGGGCAACCCTTTGACAAAGGAGCTATACAATATGCAAAGCAGGTTGGCTCAGGAGAAGGCTAGAGAAACAATATATCGCCAAAG ACTCCAAATGCCAGAGCTGCAAGGTCTTATCCAGGAACAAAATCCCCCAATTGACCTCTGTGGTCTTCATGTCAGCGAGGCGATACACGTCCTGAACTATGAACTCAACAACCGGAGGAAGATTGCACGATCCACTGGGCGCCGGCTCCAGGTGATCATAATATCGAGTACCCGTACCCCTGCGAGGCTGACGGCCGCCGTCGAGCAGTACCTCATGGAGCACGGTCTTCAGTACACGCAGGCACAGCCAGGCCTCTTCCGTATCCTGCTACAGTGA
- the LOC133911732 gene encoding polyadenylate-binding protein-interacting protein 7-like isoform X1, which yields MSIEERKLSMINKSTALNPNAEEFVPSSLRSVNDASKRSDATMGIVSGPSNEIREDQPESIIRSNSDEEAHQYWQQQLPDDITPDFKVMGQDETPGPDSLSLTGLSMNDGIGASIFSPNQSLSMQHHASPFIRDKLSAHAKIEFPGPTYVDERSQATIMSPTASSMSPTAAPWAKTVRNGGQYSTNRRDASLYNGDSSIGASLHNPTHAYHGTRRSLSSTMDIMSQLEQNKVDGRLSQNLRSLSFGGSSPPSPASYTQNGLVNYSKEAFGLPNSLYRSHSAIHADDIVSPSTGREHVSLDAPRGRYKAANLPVSGLGSSRGSQLLGGLYNGHHDMISTNTPQNISGIQTGPTWFESDAAASAYLESKDEVHDFASLRHAFLEQQDRQAFLTGNPLTKELYNMQSRLAQEKARETIYRQRLQMPELQGLIQEQNPPIDLCGLHVSEAIHVLNYELNNRRKIARSTGRRLQVIIISSTRTPARLTAAVEQYLMEHGLQYTQAQPGLFRILLQ from the exons ATGTCCATCGAAGAGAGGAAATTAAGTATGATAAACAAGAGCACTGCATTAAATCCAAATGCCGAAGAATTTGTTCCTTCATCCCTTAGATCTGTCAATGATGCTTCCAAGAGATCAGATGCTACTATGGGTATTGTCTCAGGGCCCTCCAATGAAATTAGAGAAGACCAGCCAGAGTCCATTATACGGAGTAATTCTGATGAAGAAGCACATCAGTATTGGCAACAACAGCTCCCAGATGACATTACCCCTGATTTCAAAGTCATGGGACAAGATGAGACTCCTGGACCTGACAGTCTGTCACTCACAGGCCTGTCCATGAATGATGGCATTGGAGCGTCAATATTTTCTCCAAACCAGTCACTGAGCATGCAGCATCATGCTTCTCCTTTTATCAGGGACAAACTTAGTGCACATGCAAAGATTGAATTTCCTGGCCCAACTTATGTAGATGAACGTTCGCAAGCTACAATTATGAGTCCAACTGCAAGTTCCATGAGCCCAACTGCTGCTCCATGGGCAAAGACAGTAAGGAACGGGGGACAATACAGCACAAACAGAAGGGATGCCAGTCTCTACAATGGAGATTCTAGCATTG GAGCTTCATTGCACAACCCTACTCATGCTTATCATGGAACCCGACGCAGCTTAAGCTCGACTATGGATATCATGAGTCAGTTGGAG CAGAATAAAGTTGACGGACGACTCAGTCAGAATCTCAGGTCACTGTCATTTGGAGGTTCAAGTCCCCCATCACCAGcatcatatacccaaaatgGTCTTGTGAACTACAGTAAAGAAGCTTTTGGTCTGCCAAACAGTCTATATAGATCTCATTCAGCTATACACGCAGACGATATTGTTTCGCCTTCAACTGGACGCGAACATGTATCCCTGGATGCTCCTAGAGGAAGGTACAAGGCAGCTAATCTGCCTGTCTCTGGTCTTGGTTCAAGCAGAGGTTCTCAGCTGTTGGGTGGCTTATATAATGGACATCATGATATGATCTCAACCAATACCCCACAAAACATATCTGGAATTCAGACAGGACCAACTTGGTTTGAAAGTGATGCTGCGG CAAGTGCTTATCTGGAATCAAAGGATGAAGTTCATGATTTTGCAAGCCTGAGACATGCATTTCTTGAGCAG CAGGATAGGCAGGCTTTTCTAACGGGCAACCCTTTGACAAAGGAGCTATACAATATGCAAAGCAGGTTGGCTCAGGAGAAGGCTAGAGAAACAATATATCGCCAAAG ACTCCAAATGCCAGAGCTGCAAGGTCTTATCCAGGAACAAAATCCCCCAATTGACCTCTGTGGTCTTCATGTCAGCGAGGCGATACACGTCCTGAACTATGAACTCAACAACCGGAGGAAGATTGCACGATCCACTGGGCGCCGGCTCCAGGTGATCATAATATCGAGTACCCGTACCCCTGCGAGGCTGACGGCCGCCGTCGAGCAGTACCTCATGGAGCACGGTCTTCAGTACACGCAGGCACAGCCAGGCCTCTTCCGTATCCTGCTACAGTGA
- the LOC133911732 gene encoding polyadenylate-binding protein-interacting protein 7-like isoform X2, whose product MSIEERKLSMINKSTALNPNAEEFVPSSLRSVNDASKRSDATMGIVSGPSNEIREDQPESIIRSNSDEEAHQYWQQQLPDDITPDFKVMGQDETPGPDSLSLTGLSMNDGIGASIFSPNQSLSMQHHASPFIRDKLSAHAKIEFPGPTYVDERSQATIMSPTASSMSPTAAPWAKTVRNGGQYSTNRRDASLYNGDSSIGASLHNPTHAYHGTRRSLSSTMDIMSQLENKVDGRLSQNLRSLSFGGSSPPSPASYTQNGLVNYSKEAFGLPNSLYRSHSAIHADDIVSPSTGREHVSLDAPRGRYKAANLPVSGLGSSRGSQLLGGLYNGHHDMISTNTPQNISGIQTGPTWFESDAAASAYLESKDEVHDFASLRHAFLEQQDRQAFLTGNPLTKELYNMQSRLAQEKARETIYRQRLQMPELQGLIQEQNPPIDLCGLHVSEAIHVLNYELNNRRKIARSTGRRLQVIIISSTRTPARLTAAVEQYLMEHGLQYTQAQPGLFRILLQ is encoded by the exons ATGTCCATCGAAGAGAGGAAATTAAGTATGATAAACAAGAGCACTGCATTAAATCCAAATGCCGAAGAATTTGTTCCTTCATCCCTTAGATCTGTCAATGATGCTTCCAAGAGATCAGATGCTACTATGGGTATTGTCTCAGGGCCCTCCAATGAAATTAGAGAAGACCAGCCAGAGTCCATTATACGGAGTAATTCTGATGAAGAAGCACATCAGTATTGGCAACAACAGCTCCCAGATGACATTACCCCTGATTTCAAAGTCATGGGACAAGATGAGACTCCTGGACCTGACAGTCTGTCACTCACAGGCCTGTCCATGAATGATGGCATTGGAGCGTCAATATTTTCTCCAAACCAGTCACTGAGCATGCAGCATCATGCTTCTCCTTTTATCAGGGACAAACTTAGTGCACATGCAAAGATTGAATTTCCTGGCCCAACTTATGTAGATGAACGTTCGCAAGCTACAATTATGAGTCCAACTGCAAGTTCCATGAGCCCAACTGCTGCTCCATGGGCAAAGACAGTAAGGAACGGGGGACAATACAGCACAAACAGAAGGGATGCCAGTCTCTACAATGGAGATTCTAGCATTG GAGCTTCATTGCACAACCCTACTCATGCTTATCATGGAACCCGACGCAGCTTAAGCTCGACTATGGATATCATGAGTCAGTTGGAG AATAAAGTTGACGGACGACTCAGTCAGAATCTCAGGTCACTGTCATTTGGAGGTTCAAGTCCCCCATCACCAGcatcatatacccaaaatgGTCTTGTGAACTACAGTAAAGAAGCTTTTGGTCTGCCAAACAGTCTATATAGATCTCATTCAGCTATACACGCAGACGATATTGTTTCGCCTTCAACTGGACGCGAACATGTATCCCTGGATGCTCCTAGAGGAAGGTACAAGGCAGCTAATCTGCCTGTCTCTGGTCTTGGTTCAAGCAGAGGTTCTCAGCTGTTGGGTGGCTTATATAATGGACATCATGATATGATCTCAACCAATACCCCACAAAACATATCTGGAATTCAGACAGGACCAACTTGGTTTGAAAGTGATGCTGCGG CAAGTGCTTATCTGGAATCAAAGGATGAAGTTCATGATTTTGCAAGCCTGAGACATGCATTTCTTGAGCAG CAGGATAGGCAGGCTTTTCTAACGGGCAACCCTTTGACAAAGGAGCTATACAATATGCAAAGCAGGTTGGCTCAGGAGAAGGCTAGAGAAACAATATATCGCCAAAG ACTCCAAATGCCAGAGCTGCAAGGTCTTATCCAGGAACAAAATCCCCCAATTGACCTCTGTGGTCTTCATGTCAGCGAGGCGATACACGTCCTGAACTATGAACTCAACAACCGGAGGAAGATTGCACGATCCACTGGGCGCCGGCTCCAGGTGATCATAATATCGAGTACCCGTACCCCTGCGAGGCTGACGGCCGCCGTCGAGCAGTACCTCATGGAGCACGGTCTTCAGTACACGCAGGCACAGCCAGGCCTCTTCCGTATCCTGCTACAGTGA
- the LOC133911732 gene encoding polyadenylate-binding protein-interacting protein 7-like isoform X4, protein MSIEERKLSMINKSTALNPNAEEFVPSSLRSVNDASKRSDATMGIVSGPSNEIREDQPESIIRSNSDEEAHQYWQQQLPDDITPDFKVMGQDETPGPDSLSLTGLSMNDGIGASIFSPNQSLSMQHHASPFIRDKLSAHAKIEFPGPTYVDERSQATIMSPTASSMSPTAAPWAKTVRNGGQYSTNRRDASLYNGDSSIGASLHNPTHAYHGTRRSLSSTMDIMSQLENKVDGRLSQNLRSLSFGGSSPPSPASYTQNGLVNYSKEAFGLPNSLYRSHSAIHADDIVSPSTGREHVSLDAPRGRYKAANLPVSGLGSSRGSQLLGGLYNGHHDMISTNTPQNISGIQTGPTWFESDAAASAYLESKDEVHDFASLRHAFLEQDRQAFLTGNPLTKELYNMQSRLAQEKARETIYRQRLQMPELQGLIQEQNPPIDLCGLHVSEAIHVLNYELNNRRKIARSTGRRLQVIIISSTRTPARLTAAVEQYLMEHGLQYTQAQPGLFRILLQ, encoded by the exons ATGTCCATCGAAGAGAGGAAATTAAGTATGATAAACAAGAGCACTGCATTAAATCCAAATGCCGAAGAATTTGTTCCTTCATCCCTTAGATCTGTCAATGATGCTTCCAAGAGATCAGATGCTACTATGGGTATTGTCTCAGGGCCCTCCAATGAAATTAGAGAAGACCAGCCAGAGTCCATTATACGGAGTAATTCTGATGAAGAAGCACATCAGTATTGGCAACAACAGCTCCCAGATGACATTACCCCTGATTTCAAAGTCATGGGACAAGATGAGACTCCTGGACCTGACAGTCTGTCACTCACAGGCCTGTCCATGAATGATGGCATTGGAGCGTCAATATTTTCTCCAAACCAGTCACTGAGCATGCAGCATCATGCTTCTCCTTTTATCAGGGACAAACTTAGTGCACATGCAAAGATTGAATTTCCTGGCCCAACTTATGTAGATGAACGTTCGCAAGCTACAATTATGAGTCCAACTGCAAGTTCCATGAGCCCAACTGCTGCTCCATGGGCAAAGACAGTAAGGAACGGGGGACAATACAGCACAAACAGAAGGGATGCCAGTCTCTACAATGGAGATTCTAGCATTG GAGCTTCATTGCACAACCCTACTCATGCTTATCATGGAACCCGACGCAGCTTAAGCTCGACTATGGATATCATGAGTCAGTTGGAG AATAAAGTTGACGGACGACTCAGTCAGAATCTCAGGTCACTGTCATTTGGAGGTTCAAGTCCCCCATCACCAGcatcatatacccaaaatgGTCTTGTGAACTACAGTAAAGAAGCTTTTGGTCTGCCAAACAGTCTATATAGATCTCATTCAGCTATACACGCAGACGATATTGTTTCGCCTTCAACTGGACGCGAACATGTATCCCTGGATGCTCCTAGAGGAAGGTACAAGGCAGCTAATCTGCCTGTCTCTGGTCTTGGTTCAAGCAGAGGTTCTCAGCTGTTGGGTGGCTTATATAATGGACATCATGATATGATCTCAACCAATACCCCACAAAACATATCTGGAATTCAGACAGGACCAACTTGGTTTGAAAGTGATGCTGCGG CAAGTGCTTATCTGGAATCAAAGGATGAAGTTCATGATTTTGCAAGCCTGAGACATGCATTTCTTGAGCAG GATAGGCAGGCTTTTCTAACGGGCAACCCTTTGACAAAGGAGCTATACAATATGCAAAGCAGGTTGGCTCAGGAGAAGGCTAGAGAAACAATATATCGCCAAAG ACTCCAAATGCCAGAGCTGCAAGGTCTTATCCAGGAACAAAATCCCCCAATTGACCTCTGTGGTCTTCATGTCAGCGAGGCGATACACGTCCTGAACTATGAACTCAACAACCGGAGGAAGATTGCACGATCCACTGGGCGCCGGCTCCAGGTGATCATAATATCGAGTACCCGTACCCCTGCGAGGCTGACGGCCGCCGTCGAGCAGTACCTCATGGAGCACGGTCTTCAGTACACGCAGGCACAGCCAGGCCTCTTCCGTATCCTGCTACAGTGA